The Ignavibacteria bacterium genome has a segment encoding these proteins:
- a CDS encoding peroxiredoxin, whose amino-acid sequence MLKAGSKAPNFYLVNQNGEKISLKNFLGKKVILYFYPKDMTSGCTKQACDFRDNIKKYEKKNAVVIGVSADSVQSHKKFEEKYDLPFTILSDEK is encoded by the coding sequence ATGTTAAAAGCTGGAAGCAAAGCGCCGAACTTTTATTTGGTGAACCAGAACGGAGAAAAAATATCATTGAAAAATTTTCTTGGAAAGAAAGTTATACTTTATTTTTATCCAAAAGATATGACTTCCGGTTGTACGAAACAGGCATGCGACTTTCGCGACAACATTAAAAAATACGAGAAAAAAAATGCAGTTGTAATAGGTGTCAGCGCTGATTCGGTTCAGTCTCATAAGAAATTTGAGGAGAAATATGATCTTCCCTTTACAATATTGAGCGATGAAAAGA